The nucleotide sequence TCTTATATACACtggtatttatatacttatatatgtatatgatatacaaatgcatacacgtacacacattcacacacacctatatgtatatatatgtatatatatgtatatatatatatatatatatatatatatatatgatatgcatatgcaggcacacatacacacatacatacacacacacacacacatatatatatatatatatatatatatacattggtatatatacctatatatgtttaTGGcaagcatatgcatacatacatacacatataaatatatatatatatgtatatatatatatatatatatatatatatatattatatatgtgtgtgtgcatgtgtgtgtaaataagtaaTCTATGTATAACCCTATATTTCAATTGCGATCTTCATGAATctattattcattacatattcattTAAGACAACCTTTCAATGGGACGAAAGAAACTTGAagtaacttgaaagaaaaaaaaaacaataataatcacgAGGACTCTATTAAGCTGAGATTTAAATTTAGTAATCTTGATAAAAGTTCATTTCTTTCAACTATAGCTTCATTGCGTAAACTGCTTTCAGCTGCATGTGTCAAGCATTCTCTTCATTTGGCTTCTCAGTGTAATTCagtgtgtttttgtttatttgtatattatgtGTAGGCAATtgtctagtgtacgcgacccgtcaaaaaatgacgactaaatattcatatagatatgcacacgtgGCAGTTgtagtttcctagtgtacctcttggGGGTACTCTTTCtgaccagggtataactactccctcttacCAAAATAATGGGGCAGAGTGGGTATTTTAGGTCTGATACTGCCACTCAGCATggctagaaagaaaaaaaatatatatatatgagagggagagagagagagagagagagagagagagagagagagagagagagagagagagagagagagagagagagagagagagctcacactTACTCTTTATTTTAAAGGGAGGTTACTCAAACTTCCTTTTgtcattaatttccttgtttcgTATTATAATAATTAGTAACATTTTTATTATctagtattatgaaaaaaaatgtgcaAGCAAAATAATATGAGTGTGCATAGTTTTTACATGGTCGTTGCATTGTTAATTTGATAGTtatattttaagttaatatatgtgtatgtgtatacgcgtgtgcgtatacatctacattatatatatatatatatatatttatatatatatatatatttctatatatgaatatttatatatatatatatatatgtatatttatatatatagatgtatatttatatatatagatgtatatatatatatatatatatatatatatatatatatacatatacatacgtgtgtgtgtatacatctacattttatatatacagtgtatatatatatttataggcctatatatatatatatatatatatatatatatatatatatatatatatatctgacttcttttatggcttctggtgacatAGTCGGAagcgacctggcccttcattagaagtggctagggctcgatcccaagtatgaggtagaaatttatttctatttgagcacgatattgttttgatatttatccatattgactcattaggggtaatttgaatgaattactatcaattgtgtctccTGGCCTGGTggtccgggaagtcggggaaaactcgctggtaagagactgatgtctcgccaggtaaatcctgaactgcagattagcagttaggtcccgacttcttttatggcttctggtgccatggttgaaagcgacctggcccttcattagaaggggctagggttcgatcccaagtatgaggtagaaatttatatttatatatatatatatatatatatatatatatatatatatgtagatagatagatagatagatagatatatatatatatatacatatatatatatatagatagatagatagatagatagatagatagatagatacatatatatatatatatatatatatgtatatatatatatatatatatatatatatatatatatatatatgataaattttgcacatttttacgtgtttttcatattcaaataagccatatatatttttgatacattaatgtctggattctcttaacgacctcgggatcagagccccaggcgaaatcacacaaagacaagagcttggctccggccgggaattgaaccctggtcggcaagcttgtatagacagtgactaagccacttggccacgaagaaagataaaagttaatgacaattcttctgtacttatacctgtcgaattcaggtattttgtacttagaattgaaatcaacccatcttcaccatcgtagctaattggtagtttgttacttggcattctaagtacaaaatacctgaattcgacaggtataagtacagaagaattgtcattgacttttatctttcttcgtggccaagtggcttagtcactgtctatataagcttgccgaccagggttcaattcccggccggagccaagctcttgtctttgtgtgatttcgcctggggctctgatcccgaggtcgttaagagaatccagacattaatgtatcaaaaatatatatggcttatttgaatatgaaaaacacgtaaaaatgtgcaaaatttatcattaattgaatgccaagtaacaaactaccaattagctacgatggtgaagatgggttgatttcaattctaagtacaaaatacctgaattcgacaggtataagtacagaagaattgtcattgacttttatctttcttcgtggccaagtggcttagtaactgtctatacaagcttgccgaccagggttcaattcccggccggagccaagctcttgtctttgtgtgatttcgcctggggctctgatcccgaggtcgttaagagaatccagacattaatgtatcaaaaaaatatatatggcttattttaaatatatatatatatatatatatatatatatatatatatatatatatatgatagatagatagatttaactAAAAGGATTTCTCGTTGAGTCTTTGATCATGGTATTGCGAAGTTGATAATAAAAAGCGTtcctggcttatttgaatacaggAAAACCACGAGAGTTGGTTGGCTTTTTATATTTTGACTTTCTGTTCTATGTAGGAGGCTGGCCAGAGGTCAAACTTGTCCTTTGTCCAACGAAATGGGATGAAGGATGATCTTGTGTGATTTCGAGATTAATATTCTCGAACAAAGAACGGGAAATTGATGCTTTACACggtaatttgattttgtttttcaaaCGAATATGAAAATGTAGGTTACGGGAAAATTTTCTAGTTGGAAAGAAATCAAtgacaaaataaaaggaaatattacgACTATAACTGAAAATAGAAACCCGAGAGATAAATGAACGTAAAGagagaagaaattaagaaaatagaatttgattaaaaaaaatttaatataattaaaaatagaaGCCAACAGGTAAATGAAGGTAAAGAGATAAGAAATTAAGAAAACATaattggataaaaaaataaaaaatatattaagaacataatTGAAAATAACCCCACAGGTAAAATGATGCTAAAGAAATAAGATATCAGGAATAtagtattagataaaaaaaataaaaaataaattaaaaacataattaaaaataaaaagcaacAGGTAAATAAAGGCATGAGATAAGATATTAAGGAAATAAAATTGgattaaaaaagacaaaatatataaaaaaaataaaactaaactaaaaataactcataaaaaagcaatacccaaaataaaaaaaatttaaatggattGCGTGAGCCGGACCAGAATATGATTAATGGAATTTTGGGAGTTGTTCGCAGCATTGAAATTAAGCACCATTAGTATTGTTACAAGGGGGCGCAACCCCCCACTCCCCCTCTGGCCGGTATCCCATTAATCACTTGGCCCACAATAGGTAATGGAAGCTGATAATTCCTTCCTTTCATTGGAGAGTAAATTTCCAATACTTAatctaacttttttatttttctttttttaagattgcTTTTATTTTGGGTTATTCTTGCAAGACACCTCTCCCCTTTCCAGGTGTTCATCCCCCACTTACTCCCCAGCTACATCCCACCTACCCCCAGCTACTCCCCACCCAGCCCCAGCTACTCCCCACCCACCCCCAGCTACTCCCTACTTACCCCCAACTACTCCCCCCACCTACCCCCAGCAACTCCCCACCTACTCCCAGCAACTCCCCACCTACTCCCAGCTACTCCCCACCCACCCCCAGCTACTCCCTACTTACCCCCAACTACTCCCCACCCACCCCCAGCTACTCACCACCCATCCCCAAACCACTCACCACCCACCCAGCTACTCCCCACCTACTTCCAGCTACTCCCACATACCCCCAGCTACTTCCCACCTACCCCCAGCTACTCCCCACCCAGCCCCATCTATTTCCCACCTACCCCCAGCAACTCCCCAGCTACTCACCACCTACCCCATATACATCCCCCCCTACCCTCAGCAACTCCCCACCCACCCCCAGCAACTCCCCACCCCTAGCTACATCCCACCTACCCCAGCTACTGCCCATCTACCCCCAGCTACTCCTCACTTACCCCCAGATACATCCCACCTATCCCCAGCTACTCCCCACCTAGCCCCAGCTACTCCCTATCTACCCCCAACTACTCCCCACCTAGCCCCAGCTACTCCCCATCCACCCCCAGCGACATCCCACCTACCCCCAGCTACTTCCCATCTACCCCCAACTACTCCCCACCTAGCCCCAGCTACTCCCCATCTAGCCCCAGCGACTTCCCACCGACCCCCAGCTGCTCCTCTCCTACCCCCAGAAACTCCCCAGCTTCTCCCCCCGATCCCCAGCTACCCCCCTCTACCCCCTGCTACTCCTCACCTACCTCCAGCTGCTCCTCCCTTACCCCCAGCAACTCCCCACCAACCCCCAGCTACTCCCCCCGATCCCCAGCTACCCCCCTCTACCCCCAGCTACTCCTCACCTACTCCTAGCTACTCCTCACCTACCCCCAGCTACTCCTCACCTACCCCAGATACATCCCACCAACCCCCAGCTATTCCCCACCTACCCCCAGCTACTCCCCACCCACCCCCAGCAACTCCCCAGCTACTCCCCACCTACCCCAGGTACTCACCACCTACCCCCAGCTGCATCCCCCCTACCCCCAGCTACATCCCCCCTACCCCCAGCATCTCCCCACCTACCCCCAGCTACTCCCC is from Palaemon carinicauda isolate YSFRI2023 chromosome 13, ASM3689809v2, whole genome shotgun sequence and encodes:
- the LOC137651813 gene encoding uncharacterized protein, which codes for MKMCSSPTYSPATSHLPPATPHPAPATPHPPPATPYLPPTTPPTYPQQLPTYSQQLPTYSQLLPTHPQLLPTYPQLLPTHPQLLTTHPQTTHHPPSYSPPTSSYSHIPPATSHLPPATPHPAPSISHLPPATPQLLTTYPIYIPPYPQQLPTHPQQLPTPSYIPPTPATAHLPPATPHLPPDTSHLSPATPHLAPATPYLPPTTPHLAPATPHPPPATSHLPPATSHLPPTTPHLAPATPHLAPATSHRPPAAPLLPPETPQLLPPIPSYPPLPPATPHLPPAAPPLPPATPHQPPATPPDPQLPPSTPSYSSPTPSYSSPTPSYSSPTPDTSHQPPAIPHLPPATPHPPPATPQLLPTYPRYSPPTPSCIPPTPSYIPPTPSISPPTPSYSPPTPTYPVPLTPSYCKWLSQS